GATCTTTTTAGCTTCTTTAATGGCAGCGGGGATCTCTGTTTTTGACAAAACATTGTGTTTATCAGAATAAAGTTCCGGAAATTTGTAAATCGCCAAATCATGAGCCGTTACCACGCATGGTTTTTTATAAGAAAACGGCAAGGCTAAGGTCGGAGAATGGAAAACATCAAGCTCTTCCTTGTTTAAATAAGCGCTGATTAAATAATTGGTGTATGACTTGGGCATTAACCTGGTATATTGGACAAAAGGAAAAAACCTGATTAAAACATTATTTTGATTAAACTTAGCTAAGCGGCGTTTTTGAACCGAACGGTCAAAAAATAAAACATAAGTATTTTTTTTGTCTATTTTAAGTAAATGCCTGACCAGTTGATAGGTATAATGGTTAATTCCACCCACAATATTTTTTTCCGGATTTAAAATTGTTCTGCAATCAATACCAATGCGCATAAAAATATAATATAATAATATTATAACACAATCACTTAAATTTAATATAGCATATTCTCATATTAAACTCAATATGCTACAATACCCTTATGATTCTCGCTACCAATAAAAAGGCCTATTTCAATTATGAAATTCTGGAAACCTTTGAAGCCGGAATTATTTTGAATGGACCGGAAGTTAAATCCGCAAAATACGGAAAAATAAATTTAACCGGCGGATATGTTTCAATCAATAATCAAGGGGCATTGGAATTAATCAATGTCCATATTTCGCCTTACCCTCCTGCTTTTAATGTCCAACAAAATTATAATCCCACCCATACCCGAAAATTACTGATTAAAAGCAAAGAGATGAGAACTTTAATCGGCAGAATGAAAGTAAAAGGGGTAACGCTTGTTCCTCTCAAAGCTTATACCAAAGGCGGCCTCGTAAAAATAGAATGCGGCTTGGCGAGAGGAAAAAAACAATGGGATAAGCGCGAAGCCATCAAAGAGCGGGATTACAAAAGACGAGAACAAAAAGACCTTGACATTTAATTTAAAAGGTATATAATATTACTATTGATCTTTAAAAAGATATCCATCACAAATTCTACCTGTCGGTAGACAGGATATTTTATGGGGATGCTCAAAAATTGACGGTTGATTTGGATAAAAATTACCTTCCGTACATTCCTATTTTTTAATAGGAAATAAATCAGAAATACGTTAATTTTCTACGGCAGATATAAATGCCAACACAAATTTAAACTTTGCTATAGCTTAACGCTGTAGCCGTTAGGATTTACAGTGCCGATGCTCGAATCATGACGTATTATATTATCGGATAAGTTAATCCAGTCGCTTGTCTGGATTTTCCGAAAACCAAAATCAAGCTCTGATTAAAAAGGTTTCGTTCAGTTATCACTTTTTAATCAAGAAAATAACTGAAAAATGAAGGTAAACGTTTTTATCTAAAATTTTCCCGGACGCGGGGGAGGTACCCGCCATCTCCACCAATTTTCTTCCCGCTGAAGCGGGACCAGAAAATTGAGTATCCCGTATCAAATCTATAAATAAATTTTATAATAAGATGAAATAAGCCGCAGGCGAGCACTGTGCTTCCAGCCTTATTTTATCACAACATTTATTCGGATTTCGGTACTGGGACACCATAACAAACATAACAATTTAAAATCGTGAAATTTTATCGCACAAATAAACAAATAACTGCCCTCAAAGTTCGCCTAATCGATGAAAACGGCGTAAATGTCGGCACTTTAGAAACTTCAAAAGCCCTTGAATCAGCCCGTGAAAAAGGGTTGGATTTAATGGAACTTGATCCGACGGCCGATCCCCCGATTGCCAAGATTGTAGATTTCAGTCAGTTTAAATACAATTTGCTTAAAAAACAAAAGAAAGAAAGAAAATTGCAAAAATCAGGCGGCGTTAAAGGTATCAGATTAAGCTCTCGCATTGGCCAACATGACTTGGAACTTAAAGTTGAAAAAGCCAAAGAATTCATAGCTGAAGGCCATAAGGTTCAAGCAGAATTATTTCTGCGCGGCCGAGAAAAATTACACGCTGATTTGGCTGAAAAATTAATCAAACAATTTATTGAACTTTTAGGAGAAAATATTATAATAGAACAACCACTTAAAAGACAGGGCGGCAGACTTAGCGCCTTAGTCGTTAAAAAAAATATATGAAAACAAATAAAGCAATTGTCAAAAGATTCAGATTAACGAAAACGGGCAAGGTCGTGCATAAAACTTGCGGGCAGGATCATTTTAATGCTCGAGAAAAAGGCAGTAAGACTAAAAGTAAAAGAGCTGATAAGTCTGTTTATAAAACTTACGCCAAAACTGTAAAAAGTTATATTTAAAAAATAATTTAAAAAAAATATGCCTAGAGTAAAACGCGGTTTAGCCCATCTTAAAAGAAGAAAAAATGTCCTTAAAGAAGCAAAGGGTTTTAAATGGGGCCGAAAAAATAAATTTAAATTAGCTAAAATCGCTCTTTGGAGAGCCGGTAATTTTGCTTATCAAGGCAGAAAAGTCAAAAAAAGAACAGCTCGATCTTTATGGCTGATCAAAATCAATGCCGGTTGCCGAGAGAATGGAACTGTTTATTCTAAATTTATTGACGGCTTGAAAAAGAATAAAATAGAATTGGACAGAAAAACTTTGGCTAATTTGGCTTGCAATTATCCGAAAGTTTTCACCGAATTGGTTAAATCCATAAAAAAATAATACCTTAAAAACAAATACTGCTTCCTTTTTATAAGAGCAGTATTTGTTTTTGGGGGCTTGTCAGAAAATAAAAATTTGATATAATAATTTTAATGGTCCGGTAGATCAACTGGTTAGATCGCATCCCTGTCACGGATGAGGTTGCGGGTTCGAGCCCCGTCCGGACCGTATTTTATTTAAAATAAATAATTAAATAAAAATTATGAACAAAACATCCGCTTTATCTATTCTTTTAGTTTTAATAATAGCAGGAGGTTTAACATATTATTTATTCACACTGCAAACGTCAGTTGACAATCTTCAAGAAAGAATTTACCAAATAGAAACAAAAAATCAAGTTCAACAAAGCATGGATCAATTAAAAACAGACATTGTTAAAGAATTTAAAAAAGGTGATGAAAATGAAGTTATACGTCGCTTGCAATATATTTTAAGCCAATATCCTCAGATTTATCCCGAAGGTCAGGTCACGGGAGTTTATGACGATAAAACTGTTCTGGCAGTTCAAAAATTTCAAGAAAAAAATGATTTAAAAATATCCGGTGTTTTAGACGAACCGACACAAAATAAACTTGTAGAAACAACTTGTACTCCAACCTCTATCCCTGAAGAATTATCTCAACCGCGAGATGGCAATGAAAATGAAATTCTTTTACTTCTCAATGATGAAGGGAAAAGGTTCTATGCCCAGTCAAAGGCTGTCCGCGATACTTATCCGGGAAATCATCCTTATAAACATTTCTTACTTATAGGTTTTTCGGTGGATTATATGGATCAAGAAGGTTATTTTCACCCGCCAGCCGGCAGAAATTGTTTTGTGCCCAATCCTGATTTATATTCTGATATTCCCTCTGTTATCCCCGACAAATTTTATCGATATGTCAAAGATTGCGCAAATAAAACAACCATTCAGCGCCAAGTACTCGACACCACTGGTGGCTATATGAATTATATTGGCCGCGATCGTTATCAAGAACAATGCATTGATGATGGCAGTTTTGACAATTATTACGTAGAAAGCACCAAGAAATTAGAATAATAAAATTTACTTTAAATAAAAAATCGGCAATTATAAAATGTAATTGCCGATTTTTTATTTTCTTATTAAGAACGAGAGATTTTTTCAAAATATTTCAAACCATTTTCGTCTTTACCGGCTTCCACAAAATCTTCAAAAACAACCGGAATAATCATTTTAACTTCTTCCAATAATTTACCCATTACTTCTCTGATTTCCCAATGAGCCGGTCGAGCAGTTCTCATTTTAAAAATATGCCGCCATTCACGAAAATTCGCTGAAACAACAATTTGAGATTTAATCGCCGTGGGCAGAATTTGTCTGGCATCTTGCGGCAACCAACCTGCCTTTCTTAATCCTCGATAAAATTCTTCCGTTTCTTGAAGCATTTCGGCCATGGACATTTCTCGGCCGTCAGCCAATTTAACTTTTTCATTTTCATCTTTATGAGCCGGAACAACGCATTTTAATTCAAATTTTTCCAAGTCCACTTCCGCGCCCGGTTTGGCATAATCCACATAACGGGTTGATTCTTGAGAAATACCCATTATACGATGGCGAACCAATTCATGAGTCAAGCCGCGGGAACAATCATTAAATTGAACAATCATCAAACTGTGCTCCATTACGCTTTCGTGCCCGAGTTTTAAAATCATTTTAACGAATTTTTCCGCGGTTTCCTGAGTTATTTCTTGAGCAACTGATTGATAACAAGTCCTCCCCGCTTTTTCAATGGTTAACAACTGCGATTTTAAATTTTCTTTAGGCGTTAAAATAACAAAATTTCCGGCACTTTTAAGTATTTTCATACCAGGTAGTAGAACTTTGACAATTTTTGTCCAATCATCAAAGTTTTAAATTAATTAATTAATTAAATTATTTTAGAAAACCTTTGTTTGTTATATGAATTTTTTGTCCGACCAAAAATCAACAAAATTAAAGCTTTCAAACAGATTAAGTACGCAATATAGATATTACCAGGTAAAACTTTTTAGCTGCGAAGGACAAGTCAAAGTCCACTACCTGGCATATTTTTTAAATTATATTTTTAAATGTTTTAAAAGTTTTTTCAGCGCATTTTTGCCAAGAAAATTCTTTTACCCTTTCTAACCCTTTTTCTATCAGCACTTTTCTCAAATCTTGCTCATTAATTATTCTTTTAATCGCTTCAATCATTTGCAATGAATTTTCGGGGTTAAAATACAGAGCTGCGTCTTGAGCGACTTCGGGCAAAGAACCTTGATTTGAGGCGACAATCGGACAACCGGAGGCCATTGCTTCAAGTAAAGGGATACCGAATCCTTCATAAAAAGAAGGAAAAACAAACGCTTCTGCTCCGGCGTATAAATAAACCAAGTCTTTCGGTTCAACATAATTAATTTGACGAATTTTTTCTCCCAAAGATTTAATTTGTGATTTCGCTTCTTGATAACCGAATCCCGGGCTTCCGGCCAAAACCAAATTTAGAATTTGGAATTTAGAATTTAGAATTTGGAGCTGCTGATAGGCGTTAATCAATCCTTTGATATTTTTCTTTTTCTCCAGCCGGCCGACAAAAAAAAGATAAGGCTTTTTAATCTGATATTTAATCAAAATTTCTTCTATTTTATTTTTATCTTCAATCAAATTATAATTTTCACTGTATCCCAAAGGGATGACGATTATTTTATTCGGATCTGTTTTATATAAATTTATTATTTCCGTTTTTGTAAATTCCGACGGAGTGATAATTTTATCGGCATATTTGGCGGCAAAAGAATGAACCAGTGAGTAATAAATTCTCTGCCCAAAAGTATAAGCTTTTGGGAAACGCTTGAATCCAAGATCGTGAATGGTCATTATTTTTTTAGCTCGGCAAAAAATAGGCAAACAATGAGCCGGAACAAATAAAATATCCGGCGGATTAATCAACATTTCCCAAGATAATCTCTTCTGAGTCCAAAAATATTTCAAGGGCCAAGATAAAATTTTAGTTTTCCAGCCGGCCGGCATAATTCCCAAATCTCCTTTTAATTCTTCCGACGCGTATAAAATAAATTTATCCCCCTGAGACAGAGGGATTTTTTTTAATTCTTGAATCAAATGGTAGGAATACCATTCAACGCCTGTTTTTTGCGGGCGATTTGCCCTCGAAGCATCAATGCCGATAATCATAAATTATTTCATTGCCATAAGACTCTTTTTATAAGAATCCAAATTTTCCAAAGCTATACCTGTTCCTCGAGCTACGCAAAGTAACGGTTCTTCGGCTACATAAGCCGGCACGCCGGTAACTTGAGTGAAAAGTTTATCTAAATTTCTGATTAAAGCCGTACCTCCGGATAAAACCATGCCTTTTTCCATAATATCAGCCGCCAATTCGGGCGGAGTTTCATAAAGCACGGATTTTATCGCCGAAACAATAGCATTAAGTTCATCTTGAATGGCTTCTGTTATATCATCAGAATCAATGGTAATAATTTTAGGTAAACCGGTAATCATGTCTCTGCCCTTAATATCCATTTTCAATTTTTTTTCTAACGGCAAGGCCGAACCGATTCTGATTTTAATATCTTCGGCCGTTCTTTCACCAATCGCCAAATTATATTTTTTTCGGATGAAAACCATAATCGCCGCATCTAATTTATTTCCAGCCACCCTGATGGAAGTTGAAGCAACAATTCCGCCCAAAGATATAACCGCTGATTCGGTTGTTCCTCCACCCATATCAACAATCATATGTCCCGAAGCCGAACCAATGGGAATATTCGCGCCAATAGCCGAAGCAATCGGTTCTTTAATAATATAAGCCGCTCGAGCTCCGGCCGCCATCGTCGCATCAATTACTGCTCTTCTTTCAGTTGAAGTAATGCCACCCGGCACTGCCACCATAACTTCCGGTCTGAAAAGACGAAAACGTCCGATCGCTTTACCGATAAAATATCTTAACATGGCTTCAGTTGTTTTGTAATCCGCAATAACGCCATCTTTCAATGGTTTTTTTGCCACAATTGAATCAGGGGTTCGTCCGATCATGGCCTTGGCTTCATCGCCAACAGCCAAGACGCTATTATCTGCCGTAGAAATTGCCACCACCGAAGGTTCATCGGTAACAATTCCTCGCCCTTGCACATAAACCAAGATATTGGCCGTCCCTAAATCTATACCAATTTTTTTAGAAAACATAATAAATAATATTTACGCTTTTAAATTTTTTTCCTCAAGTTCAACTTCTCTTTTTTCTTTAAAATAATCACGGATCAAAATACTGATAACTGTGGCAATCGGAACAGAAATTAACATTCCGATCGGGCCGGCCAATCTTCCGCCAATTAATAAAACGATCAAAGCCAAGGCCGGATTAAGTCCGACAACTTTATACATTATATTTGGAGAAATTATAAGATGCCCAATTTCTTGAATAATAATATAGAGAATTATCACCAATAAACCTAAAAGCGGTGATTGAACAAAAGCGATAATTACCGCCGGAATAGCTCCTAAAGCAAAACCTATAAATGGAATCATCTCTCCGAAGCCGGTAATAATGGCTAAAATTAAAGCGAATTTAACTTTTAAAAAGAATAAGCCGATATAAGTTAGAATACCTATAATCAAGCAAATTAAGAATTGACCTATCGCCCATCCGCTGACTTCTTTCTGGGATAATCTCATAAAATGCTCAAAAAAATGGCGATATTTTATCGGAATTATTAAATTCAAATAATTATAGAAAGTGTGTTTCTGAATAGACAAATAAAAAGATATTATTAGAACCATGAATAAGGAAACAATCTGACCAATAGTATTTCCCAATAAAGAAAACATATTTGTGTCTCCCAGAACTTTCTGATTTAACCATTGATTTCCTAATTTTAAAAATTGTTCTTGGACACCTGCTGGTATTTTTACTACAATTGATTGAAAAACATTCGGAATTTGATCAATAAAAATTTTCCCTTGTTCTACAATAGTCGGCCAAACGGCAAAACTGATACCGGTTAAAATCAATAGAATAAACAAGTAGACAATTAATGCTCCCAGCCAACGGGGTAATTTTTTTCTTTCAAAAAAATTAACCGTGGGGTTAATAATCACGGCCAAAAAAACCGCGATTAAAACCATAAAAATAATGTCGCGGATAAAATACAAAAACCAAAAACCCAAAAGAACTAAAACAACTTTAACAACTGATAAAAAATCTATACTAAAAACATTTGTATTTTTTGAACTTGAATTATTTTGATTTTCAAACATACCAGGTAGTAGAACTTTGACAATTTTTGTGAAATTACCAAAGTTTTAAATTATTAATTAAATTATTTTAGGAAACCTTTTTTATTTTATGAATTTTTTGTCCGACCAAAAATCAACAAATTAAATCTTCAACGATATGTTAGATGCGCAAAATATATACCAGATAAAACTTTTTAGTTGTGAGAGGACAAGTCAAAGTCCACTACCTGGCATAAATTTTGATTTATATTTATACTTTAATTATATCTCATCTTGCAAAATCCGCAAGAATTGGCGATTTTCTTTAAATGGCCCGATCATGGCCAAACTTAAATTTTTGTTTTTAAAAAGCTGGTTGGCTATTCTTTGAATATCAGATTGGCTGACCATTTTTATCTTTTTTAATTTTTCTTTCGGTTCAATAATCTTGCCAACCAATAATAATTGCCTGCCGTACCATGAAGCCAAAGTGGCCGATTCTTCAAAAGAAAGCTTCATTGTCCCTTCAATGTAATCTTTAGCCCGAGTCAGTTCTTCTTTGCTTACGCCTTGTTTTTTAATTTTATTTAATTCTTCCAAAATAACTTTTAACGTTTCTTCCGTTCTGTTTTTATCAACACCGGCTCGAATTTCAAAACTGCCCGTATCTTGATAAACGCCCAATTCCATTTCCACGAAATAAGCCAGTCCTCTTTTTACTCTTATCTCGGTGAAAAGCCGCGAACTCATATTACCGCCCAAAATAAGGCTTAAAACACTAGCCGCTTCCAAATCGGGATGATGATAAGAATAGGCCAGGCCGCCTAAAGCGATTTGAACCTGATTGGTATCTTTGAATAAAATATTCGCTTTGGGCCAAGATTTTTTTTCTTCATTTTTAAAAAGCGAAAAATCAGTTTTATTTTTTTTGCCCTGATAAGCACCGAAGTATTTTTTAACCAATTTAATGGCTTCTTGATTTTTGATATTGCCCGCCACCACCACGATCATCTGATTCGGCTGATAAAATTTTTCTTTATAAGCCATTAATTTTTGCTGGCTCATTTTTTGAACAGTCGGCATATCCCCGCTTACCAACCAACTTAAAGGATGATTTCCGAATAATACTTTTTCAAACATATCTTCAATATGAAGCAAAGGATTTTCTTCATACATTTTAACTTCCTCCAAAATAACTTTTTTTTCTCTTTCAAATTCTTCTTTGTCAAAAACCGAATTAAAAACCATATCGGATAAAATATCAAAAGCTTTTTCCGTTTTATTATCAACCG
The nucleotide sequence above comes from Patescibacteria group bacterium. Encoded proteins:
- the smpB gene encoding SsrA-binding protein SmpB, whose product is MILATNKKAYFNYEILETFEAGIILNGPEVKSAKYGKINLTGGYVSINNQGALELINVHISPYPPAFNVQQNYNPTHTRKLLIKSKEMRTLIGRMKVKGVTLVPLKAYTKGGLVKIECGLARGKKQWDKREAIKERDYKRREQKDLDI
- the infC gene encoding translation initiation factor IF-3 — encoded protein: MKFYRTNKQITALKVRLIDENGVNVGTLETSKALESAREKGLDLMELDPTADPPIAKIVDFSQFKYNLLKKQKKERKLQKSGGVKGIRLSSRIGQHDLELKVEKAKEFIAEGHKVQAELFLRGREKLHADLAEKLIKQFIELLGENIIIEQPLKRQGGRLSALVVKKNI
- a CDS encoding 50S ribosomal protein L35 codes for the protein MKTNKAIVKRFRLTKTGKVVHKTCGQDHFNAREKGSKTKSKRADKSVYKTYAKTVKSYI
- the rplT gene encoding 50S ribosomal protein L20; translation: MPRVKRGLAHLKRRKNVLKEAKGFKWGRKNKFKLAKIALWRAGNFAYQGRKVKKRTARSLWLIKINAGCRENGTVYSKFIDGLKKNKIELDRKTLANLACNYPKVFTELVKSIKK
- a CDS encoding peptidoglycan-binding domain-containing protein, producing the protein MNKTSALSILLVLIIAGGLTYYLFTLQTSVDNLQERIYQIETKNQVQQSMDQLKTDIVKEFKKGDENEVIRRLQYILSQYPQIYPEGQVTGVYDDKTVLAVQKFQEKNDLKISGVLDEPTQNKLVETTCTPTSIPEELSQPRDGNENEILLLLNDEGKRFYAQSKAVRDTYPGNHPYKHFLLIGFSVDYMDQEGYFHPPAGRNCFVPNPDLYSDIPSVIPDKFYRYVKDCANKTTIQRQVLDTTGGYMNYIGRDRYQEQCIDDGSFDNYYVESTKKLE
- the thyX gene encoding FAD-dependent thymidylate synthase: MKILKSAGNFVILTPKENLKSQLLTIEKAGRTCYQSVAQEITQETAEKFVKMILKLGHESVMEHSLMIVQFNDCSRGLTHELVRHRIMGISQESTRYVDYAKPGAEVDLEKFELKCVVPAHKDENEKVKLADGREMSMAEMLQETEEFYRGLRKAGWLPQDARQILPTAIKSQIVVSANFREWRHIFKMRTARPAHWEIREVMGKLLEEVKMIIPVVFEDFVEAGKDENGLKYFEKISRS
- a CDS encoding glycosyltransferase family 1 protein, whose translation is MIIGIDASRANRPQKTGVEWYSYHLIQELKKIPLSQGDKFILYASEELKGDLGIMPAGWKTKILSWPLKYFWTQKRLSWEMLINPPDILFVPAHCLPIFCRAKKIMTIHDLGFKRFPKAYTFGQRIYYSLVHSFAAKYADKIITPSEFTKTEIINLYKTDPNKIIVIPLGYSENYNLIEDKNKIEEILIKYQIKKPYLFFVGRLEKKKNIKGLINAYQQLQILNSKFQILNLVLAGSPGFGYQEAKSQIKSLGEKIRQINYVEPKDLVYLYAGAEAFVFPSFYEGFGIPLLEAMASGCPIVASNQGSLPEVAQDAALYFNPENSLQMIEAIKRIINEQDLRKVLIEKGLERVKEFSWQKCAEKTFKTFKNII
- a CDS encoding rod shape-determining protein, translated to MFSKKIGIDLGTANILVYVQGRGIVTDEPSVVAISTADNSVLAVGDEAKAMIGRTPDSIVAKKPLKDGVIADYKTTEAMLRYFIGKAIGRFRLFRPEVMVAVPGGITSTERRAVIDATMAAGARAAYIIKEPIASAIGANIPIGSASGHMIVDMGGGTTESAVISLGGIVASTSIRVAGNKLDAAIMVFIRKKYNLAIGERTAEDIKIRIGSALPLEKKLKMDIKGRDMITGLPKIITIDSDDITEAIQDELNAIVSAIKSVLYETPPELAADIMEKGMVLSGGTALIRNLDKLFTQVTGVPAYVAEEPLLCVARGTGIALENLDSYKKSLMAMK
- a CDS encoding AI-2E family transporter, giving the protein MFENQNNSSSKNTNVFSIDFLSVVKVVLVLLGFWFLYFIRDIIFMVLIAVFLAVIINPTVNFFERKKLPRWLGALIVYLFILLILTGISFAVWPTIVEQGKIFIDQIPNVFQSIVVKIPAGVQEQFLKLGNQWLNQKVLGDTNMFSLLGNTIGQIVSLFMVLIISFYLSIQKHTFYNYLNLIIPIKYRHFFEHFMRLSQKEVSGWAIGQFLICLIIGILTYIGLFFLKVKFALILAIITGFGEMIPFIGFALGAIPAVIIAFVQSPLLGLLVIILYIIIQEIGHLIISPNIMYKVVGLNPALALIVLLIGGRLAGPIGMLISVPIATVISILIRDYFKEKREVELEEKNLKA
- a CDS encoding pitrilysin family protein, whose protein sequence is MYFQTKLSQGLRLITVPVKNAESVTIEVLLPVGSRYETKDLNGASHFIEHMMFKGTKRRPSSLLVAKELDSLGARYNAFTSKDHTGYWIKAVDNKTEKAFDILSDMVFNSVFDKEEFEREKKVILEEVKMYEENPLLHIEDMFEKVLFGNHPLSWLVSGDMPTVQKMSQQKLMAYKEKFYQPNQMIVVVAGNIKNQEAIKLVKKYFGAYQGKKNKTDFSLFKNEEKKSWPKANILFKDTNQVQIALGGLAYSYHHPDLEAASVLSLILGGNMSSRLFTEIRVKRGLAYFVEMELGVYQDTGSFEIRAGVDKNRTEETLKVILEELNKIKKQGVSKEELTRAKDYIEGTMKLSFEESATLASWYGRQLLLVGKIIEPKEKLKKIKMVSQSDIQRIANQLFKNKNLSLAMIGPFKENRQFLRILQDEI